In Nocardia asteroides, a single genomic region encodes these proteins:
- a CDS encoding acetylornithine transaminase produces the protein MSSADLQGRWNAALMNNYGTPKIALVRGAGAVVYDADGKRYLDFLGGIAVNSLGHAHPAILAAVTEQLGTLGHVSNLYVSEPVIELAERLLAQFGEGRAFFCNSGAEANEAAFKIARLTGRPNIVACEEAFHGRTMGALALTGQPAKREPFAPMPPGVRHIPYGDAAALAAAVDEQTAAVVLEPILGESGVIVPPIDYLAKAREITSRNGALLILDEVQTGIGRTGAFYAHHTAGIVPDVITLAKGLGGGLPIGAVLARGAAAELLQPGAHGTTFGGNPVCAAAALAVLRTIDEEGLLAHVESVGKRLVDGIELLEHPEVDHVRGAGLLLGIGLRRGISGLVEARAREAGYLVNAPKPDTIRLAPPLVLTETQAENFVADLPAILDAAAADAKEEA, from the coding sequence ATGAGCTCGGCCGACCTGCAGGGCCGGTGGAACGCCGCCCTGATGAACAACTACGGCACCCCCAAGATCGCGCTGGTCCGCGGCGCGGGCGCGGTGGTCTACGACGCCGACGGCAAGCGCTACCTCGACTTCCTCGGCGGCATCGCGGTGAACAGCCTCGGCCACGCCCACCCCGCGATCCTGGCCGCGGTCACCGAGCAGCTCGGGACGCTCGGGCACGTCTCCAACCTGTACGTCAGCGAGCCGGTGATCGAGCTGGCCGAGCGGCTGCTGGCGCAGTTCGGCGAGGGCAGGGCCTTTTTCTGCAACTCGGGCGCCGAGGCGAACGAGGCCGCGTTCAAGATCGCGCGGTTGACCGGGCGGCCGAATATCGTCGCCTGCGAGGAGGCGTTCCACGGCCGCACCATGGGCGCGCTGGCGCTCACCGGCCAGCCCGCCAAGCGTGAGCCGTTCGCGCCCATGCCGCCCGGCGTGCGGCACATTCCGTACGGCGACGCCGCCGCTTTGGCGGCCGCCGTCGACGAGCAGACCGCCGCTGTCGTTCTGGAGCCGATCCTCGGCGAGAGCGGCGTCATCGTCCCGCCCATCGACTACCTCGCCAAGGCCCGGGAGATCACCTCGCGCAACGGCGCTTTGCTGATCCTGGACGAGGTGCAGACCGGCATCGGCCGCACCGGCGCCTTCTACGCGCACCACACCGCGGGCATCGTCCCCGACGTGATCACCCTCGCCAAGGGCCTCGGCGGCGGCCTCCCCATCGGCGCCGTGCTGGCTCGCGGCGCCGCCGCCGAGCTGCTCCAGCCCGGCGCGCACGGCACCACCTTCGGCGGCAACCCCGTCTGCGCGGCCGCCGCGCTCGCCGTGCTGCGCACCATCGACGAGGAGGGGCTGCTCGCGCACGTCGAGTCGGTGGGCAAGCGGCTCGTCGACGGCATCGAGCTGCTGGAGCACCCCGAGGTGGACCACGTGCGCGGCGCCGGGCTGCTGCTCGGCATCGGGCTTCGCCGCGGTATCTCCGGCTTGGTCGAGGCGCGTGCCCGCGAGGCCGGGTACCTGGTGAACGCCCCCAAACCGGACACCATCCGGCTCGCCCCGCCGCTCGTGCTCACCGAAACCCAGGCGGAGAACTTCGTCGCGGACCTGCCCGCGATCCTGGATGCCGCCGCCGCCGACGCCAAGGAGGAAGCGTGA